The following are encoded together in the Pseudoalteromonas piscicida genome:
- the lexA gene encoding transcriptional repressor LexA: protein MRPLTKRQEQIFELIKVFIKDTGMPPTRAEIADALGFKSANAAEEHLKALAKKGVIEMVPGASRGIRLVEDESEQLGLPIIGRVAAGEPILAEQHVESHCNVDASFFKPNADYLLRVNGMSMKDIGIMDGDLLAVHRTQVAENGQVIVARVEEDVTVKRLEKKGKKVFLHAENEEFKAIEVDLEHQNFSIEGLAVGVIRSADWM, encoded by the coding sequence ATGCGTCCTCTAACGAAACGACAAGAACAAATCTTTGAATTAATAAAAGTATTCATAAAAGATACTGGCATGCCTCCAACTCGCGCTGAAATAGCTGATGCTTTGGGTTTTAAGAGTGCAAACGCAGCAGAAGAGCATCTAAAAGCGCTTGCGAAAAAGGGAGTTATTGAAATGGTTCCAGGAGCAAGCCGAGGCATCAGACTTGTAGAGGATGAATCTGAGCAACTTGGCTTACCTATTATCGGCCGTGTTGCAGCTGGCGAACCCATACTGGCGGAACAACATGTAGAAAGTCACTGTAATGTGGATGCGAGCTTTTTTAAGCCTAATGCAGATTACCTTTTGAGGGTTAATGGTATGAGTATGAAGGACATTGGCATTATGGATGGGGATCTACTAGCGGTTCACAGAACCCAAGTGGCGGAAAATGGGCAAGTGATAGTTGCTCGTGTTGAAGAGGATGTGACTGTCAAGCGCCTTGAAAAGAAAGGAAAGAAAGTTTTTCTGCATGCTGAGAACGAAGAGTTTAAAGCGATTGAAGTGGATCTTGAGCATCAAAATTTCTCCATTGAAGGGCTAGCCGTAGGTGTGATTAGAAGCGCTGACTGGATGTAG
- the coxB gene encoding cytochrome c oxidase subunit II, whose product MKICRLVVAFIAVLIAMPSLANSAYNMRQGVTDISHQVYELHMTIFLICCVIGVIVFGIMFWALIKHRKSKGVVAAQFHESTKVEILWTAIPFLILIGMAIPATKTLIAMEDTSKADLTIKVTGSQWKWHYEYMGHDVEFYSLLSTPKDEISDLKEKNENYLLEVDKHLVIPTDRKVRFLMTSDDVIHSWWVPDFAVKKDANPGFINEAWTKVNDEGIYRGQCAELCGKDHGFMPVVVEAVSPDKFDRWLSDAKAEKAKAEAESQAVAQQTLSKEELMEVGEQTYMAYCAACHQPTGLGLPGVFPAMKGSKVVTGDIKDHIDILLLGRPGTAMQSFAKQLTIKQIAGVITYKRNSWGNDTGDVIQPSQIQREIDALEEGK is encoded by the coding sequence ATGAAAATTTGTCGATTAGTTGTAGCATTCATCGCAGTGCTAATCGCCATGCCCTCACTTGCTAACAGCGCTTACAATATGAGGCAAGGTGTTACAGACATTAGTCATCAAGTGTATGAGCTTCACATGACCATATTTCTAATATGTTGTGTCATAGGAGTGATTGTATTTGGGATTATGTTTTGGGCGCTTATAAAACACAGAAAGTCAAAAGGCGTTGTTGCAGCGCAATTTCATGAAAGTACCAAAGTGGAAATACTTTGGACTGCAATTCCCTTCCTGATACTCATTGGTATGGCAATACCAGCCACAAAAACGCTTATTGCAATGGAAGACACGAGTAAAGCTGATCTGACCATTAAGGTCACAGGCTCTCAGTGGAAATGGCACTATGAGTATATGGGGCATGATGTTGAGTTCTACTCTTTGCTCTCTACTCCGAAAGATGAAATTAGTGATCTTAAAGAAAAAAATGAAAATTACCTACTTGAAGTTGATAAGCATTTAGTTATTCCCACCGATAGGAAAGTTCGCTTTTTGATGACCTCAGATGATGTCATCCATTCTTGGTGGGTGCCCGATTTTGCGGTGAAGAAGGACGCCAATCCAGGCTTTATAAATGAGGCATGGACTAAAGTAAATGATGAAGGAATATACAGGGGACAATGTGCCGAATTATGCGGCAAAGATCATGGCTTTATGCCAGTTGTCGTTGAGGCTGTAAGCCCTGATAAATTCGATAGGTGGCTCAGTGACGCGAAAGCCGAAAAAGCAAAAGCGGAAGCTGAGTCACAAGCTGTAGCCCAACAAACTCTTTCGAAAGAAGAGTTGATGGAGGTCGGCGAACAAACTTACATGGCTTACTGTGCAGCTTGCCATCAACCCACGGGGCTTGGGCTACCAGGTGTCTTCCCTGCAATGAAAGGGAGTAAAGTTGTTACTGGAGATATAAAAGATCATATAGATATTTTGCTTTTAGGTCGACCTGGTACTGCTATGCAATCCTTCGCAAAGCAATTAACAATCAAGCAGATCGCTGGGGTTATTACCTATAAAAGAAATAGCTGGGGTAATGACACGGGCGATGTTATTCAGCCAAGCCAAATACAGCGTGAGATAGATGCATTAGAGGAGGGTAAGTAA
- the ctaD gene encoding cytochrome c oxidase subunit I: protein MSAIVEEHSHHTAPKGLKRWLFTTNHKDIGTLYLLFSLTMFLIGGAMAMVIRAELFQPGLQLVDPHFFNQMTTVHGLIMVFGAVMPAFTGLANWMIPMMIGAPDMALPRMNNWSFWILPFAFAILLMSLFLEGGGPAFGWTFYAPLSTTYSNDNTAFFVFAVHIMGISSIMGAINVIVTIVNLRAPGMTWMKLPLFVWTWLITAFLLIAVMPVLAGAVTMVLTDKFFGTSFFDAAGGGDPVMFQHIFWFFGHPEVYIMILPAFGIISTIVPTFSRKKLFGYASMVYATASIALLSFVVWAHHMFTTGMPLAGELFFMYATMLISVPTGVKVFNWVATMWRGAISFEVPMLFAIAFIVLFTIGGFSGLMLAITPADFQYHDTYFVVAHFHYVLVTGAVFSIMAAAYYWLPKWTGHMFDIKLAKFHFWLSLVSVNVLFFPMHFVGLAGMPRRIPDYALQFADFNAIISIGGFAFGLSQLLFVAVVYKCIKGGEQAPGKVWDGAEGLEWQIPSPAPYHTFSTPPEIK from the coding sequence ATGAGTGCCATTGTAGAAGAACATTCACACCATACAGCTCCAAAAGGCTTAAAGCGCTGGCTGTTTACTACCAATCATAAAGACATTGGAACACTGTATTTATTGTTCTCACTAACCATGTTTTTAATTGGCGGTGCTATGGCTATGGTGATCCGAGCCGAGCTTTTCCAACCTGGGTTACAGCTTGTAGATCCGCATTTTTTTAATCAAATGACGACAGTCCATGGACTAATAATGGTATTTGGCGCAGTAATGCCCGCATTTACTGGTCTTGCCAACTGGATGATCCCAATGATGATTGGTGCTCCTGATATGGCGCTACCGAGAATGAATAACTGGAGTTTTTGGATACTACCCTTTGCATTTGCAATTTTACTGATGTCATTGTTTTTGGAAGGTGGTGGGCCCGCTTTCGGTTGGACTTTTTATGCGCCACTATCTACAACGTACAGCAATGATAACACTGCATTTTTTGTTTTTGCGGTCCACATAATGGGCATTAGCTCTATTATGGGTGCTATCAATGTTATCGTGACTATCGTCAATCTTAGAGCTCCAGGTATGACATGGATGAAGTTGCCTTTGTTTGTTTGGACTTGGTTGATAACTGCATTTCTTCTTATTGCTGTTATGCCCGTACTCGCTGGCGCTGTGACTATGGTATTGACCGATAAATTCTTTGGAACGAGCTTTTTTGATGCAGCAGGTGGTGGTGATCCAGTTATGTTCCAGCATATATTCTGGTTCTTTGGTCACCCTGAAGTGTATATCATGATATTACCTGCCTTCGGCATAATCTCTACGATAGTACCGACGTTTTCAAGAAAGAAATTGTTTGGCTACGCATCGATGGTTTATGCAACCGCATCAATTGCACTGCTGTCGTTCGTCGTTTGGGCTCACCATATGTTTACAACGGGTATGCCTTTAGCTGGTGAGTTGTTTTTTATGTATGCAACTATGCTCATTTCAGTGCCTACTGGCGTTAAGGTCTTTAATTGGGTGGCTACAATGTGGCGAGGTGCCATTAGCTTTGAAGTACCCATGCTTTTTGCCATTGCCTTTATCGTACTTTTCACCATAGGTGGATTTTCGGGTTTGATGTTAGCGATTACACCTGCGGATTTCCAATATCACGACACTTACTTTGTTGTCGCGCATTTCCATTATGTGTTAGTTACGGGGGCCGTGTTCTCAATAATGGCTGCCGCATATTATTGGTTACCAAAGTGGACGGGGCACATGTTTGATATCAAATTGGCTAAATTTCACTTTTGGCTCTCCTTGGTTAGTGTGAACGTGTTGTTTTTCCCAATGCACTTTGTTGGTCTTGCTGGCATGCCAAGGCGGATCCCTGATTATGCGCTACAGTTCGCTGATTTCAACGCGATCATTAGTATCGGAGGGTTTGCTTTCGGTCTTTCTCAACTGTTGTTTGTTGCAGTGGTTTATAAATGTATAAAAGGTGGAGAGCAGGCTCCTGGAAAAGTGTGGGATGGGGCTGAGGGATTAGAGTGGCAAATACCATCTCCAGCTCCTTACCATACCTTTTCAACACCACCGGAGATTAAGTGA
- a CDS encoding cytochrome c oxidase assembly protein: MQHGRLLKKLILLTLGMFAFAFALVPLYDVFCDVTGLNGKPSMEVAKQSESVAQSRQVEVSFTTHSQSQAPFKVDAVDHSVSVQPGKLTDVKFIAKNLSDSERVLQAIPSVSPGKAAKYLHKMACFCFDQQPMKGKEEVEFVLRFYVDTELPSDVEELTLSYTLFDITERVSKQDSDGLNMLAAREEFKYEP; the protein is encoded by the coding sequence ATGCAACATGGACGCCTGCTTAAGAAGCTTATCTTGTTGACGCTAGGCATGTTTGCTTTTGCCTTTGCATTGGTTCCTCTATACGACGTCTTTTGTGATGTAACAGGCCTTAATGGTAAGCCGTCTATGGAAGTCGCGAAGCAGAGCGAGTCAGTTGCACAAAGTCGACAAGTGGAGGTGAGCTTTACAACGCATAGTCAAAGTCAGGCGCCATTTAAGGTAGATGCAGTCGACCATTCGGTTAGTGTCCAACCCGGAAAGCTAACCGATGTAAAATTTATTGCAAAAAACTTGAGTGATAGTGAGCGTGTGCTACAAGCGATCCCTTCGGTGTCCCCTGGAAAAGCTGCAAAGTATTTACACAAAATGGCCTGCTTCTGTTTTGATCAGCAGCCAATGAAAGGCAAAGAAGAAGTGGAGTTTGTCTTGAGGTTCTATGTAGATACTGAGCTCCCAAGTGATGTTGAAGAACTCACGCTTTCATATACGTTGTTTGATATTACAGAGCGAGTTAGTAAACAAGACAGTGATGGACTGAATATGCTAGCCGCTCGAGAGGAGTTCAAATATGAACCATGA
- a CDS encoding cytochrome c oxidase subunit 3 has translation MNHEQEKYYVPEQSPWPIVGAFALFFIAVGAGLTIIQLKSTSNSGVMLLLVGITVLIYMVFGWFRNVIQESQTGLYSAQMDRSFKQGMGWFIFSEVMFFAAFFGALFYARMIAVPWLGGASNNASTNEVLWPQFEAVWPLLTTPDGTVTQAMGWQGLPLINTIILLASSVTLSFAHVALEKEQRAKVKAFLGLTVLLGVAFLTLQVEEYIHAYQDLGLTLQSGVYGNTFFLLTGFHGFHVTLGAIILFVIWIRVLKGHFSAKNHFAFQAGAWYWHFVDVVWLCLFVFVYVL, from the coding sequence ATGAACCATGAACAAGAAAAATATTACGTGCCAGAGCAAAGTCCATGGCCAATCGTCGGGGCTTTTGCACTTTTCTTTATCGCTGTTGGCGCAGGCTTAACGATTATTCAACTTAAATCAACCAGTAATAGTGGAGTAATGCTACTGCTCGTGGGTATTACAGTGCTGATATATATGGTTTTTGGTTGGTTCAGGAATGTTATTCAAGAATCTCAAACCGGATTATATTCTGCCCAAATGGATCGCTCGTTTAAACAGGGAATGGGGTGGTTTATCTTTTCCGAGGTTATGTTTTTTGCCGCTTTCTTTGGAGCGCTTTTCTATGCACGAATGATTGCTGTGCCATGGTTAGGTGGTGCAAGTAATAATGCCAGTACCAATGAGGTTTTATGGCCTCAATTTGAAGCTGTATGGCCACTGCTCACAACGCCGGATGGAACTGTGACTCAAGCTATGGGTTGGCAGGGACTTCCGCTTATCAATACGATTATTCTATTAGCATCATCAGTAACCCTTAGCTTTGCCCATGTTGCGTTGGAGAAAGAGCAAAGGGCGAAAGTAAAGGCATTCTTGGGATTGACGGTACTACTTGGTGTTGCATTTTTAACGTTACAAGTGGAAGAGTATATTCACGCCTATCAAGATCTTGGATTAACTCTTCAGTCGGGGGTTTACGGTAATACATTCTTTCTACTGACAGGGTTTCATGGCTTTCATGTCACACTTGGTGCAATCATTCTTTTTGTTATATGGATCAGGGTATTAAAGGGTCATTTTAGCGCTAAGAACCACTTTGCTTTTCAGGCAGGGGCCTGGTATTGGCATTTTGTTGATGTTGTTTGGCTGTGTCTGTTTGTATTTGTTTATGTATTGTAA
- a CDS encoding DUF2909 family protein encodes MIKIIIVVLLLLVFLNLFRAMLVMLKSEQQESMAKLLQKRVYASIAVVLLICLAAQFGFIKLHSSPVVTIHKQIQTDTAKQHQQNANTRPLPEKQSGS; translated from the coding sequence ATGATTAAAATTATTATTGTTGTATTACTACTACTCGTTTTTTTAAATCTATTTAGGGCTATGCTAGTCATGCTCAAATCAGAGCAACAAGAATCAATGGCTAAGCTACTGCAAAAAAGAGTGTATGCTTCAATAGCTGTTGTACTTCTAATCTGCCTTGCCGCTCAATTTGGCTTTATAAAGCTTCACTCTTCACCCGTCGTTACAATACATAAACAAATACAAACAGACACAGCCAAACAACATCAACAAAATGCCAATACCAGGCCCCTGCCTGAAAAGCAAAGTGGTTCTTAG
- a CDS encoding SURF1 family protein: MDLGALFKGRSKTPILAALIVVLLCGSLSYWQWQRAQQKHVLQQKIENKKAQNVTNEQQVTAQPLTQYVNAEVSITGSFVDGAVWYLDNQVVKGRVGFDVIGILKIAETDEYLAVNLGFVPQQASRVPTAFSPPAAIVSLPVYIKSSANKRFTLAKSAADEVTRQPVIQYIDINYLSAELNKPLLPLIAYMTQNKLAGTDPHYQPVVMSPQKHEAYAVQWLLIAFAAMVIGWKLSKKENKNV, encoded by the coding sequence GTGGATTTAGGTGCACTTTTTAAGGGTAGATCAAAAACCCCCATATTGGCAGCGTTAATCGTTGTACTCTTATGTGGCTCGCTTTCTTATTGGCAGTGGCAAAGAGCACAACAAAAACATGTGCTGCAGCAAAAAATTGAGAATAAAAAAGCGCAAAACGTTACTAATGAACAGCAAGTAACGGCCCAGCCTCTCACTCAATATGTTAATGCTGAGGTGTCGATAACAGGGAGCTTTGTAGACGGGGCGGTTTGGTATTTAGATAATCAAGTTGTAAAAGGCCGAGTCGGTTTTGATGTAATTGGTATTCTTAAAATTGCCGAAACTGACGAATATCTGGCTGTTAATTTGGGCTTTGTACCACAGCAAGCTAGTCGTGTGCCTACCGCTTTCTCACCTCCTGCAGCCATTGTTTCCCTACCTGTTTATATCAAATCTAGTGCAAATAAGCGATTTACCCTGGCAAAGTCTGCTGCAGACGAGGTGACAAGACAACCAGTGATCCAGTACATTGATATTAATTACTTATCTGCAGAATTAAATAAACCTCTTTTACCTTTAATCGCTTACATGACTCAAAACAAACTTGCTGGGACAGACCCTCATTATCAGCCTGTAGTAATGTCACCGCAGAAACATGAGGCCTATGCGGTACAGTGGTTGCTTATAGCCTTCGCTGCGATGGTTATTGGCTGGAAGCTTTCAAAAAAGGAAAATAAAAATGTCTAA
- a CDS encoding transmembrane cytochrome oxidase associated protein, which produces MSKSAMWFIGLFILPLLLAFVALKVGWIPHGTTNHGEFLSQEVRQSELVLDTEWSIVYQRPKQCNTQCSLLLDSLPNLYLALGKNQQKVSLVVLQEQNEKDIEHATSLPIYVNHLDDNYLYLVDKSGLFVLKYAPAANLAEMRRVQKGLLSDLKKLLNYSRSS; this is translated from the coding sequence ATGTCTAAAAGTGCGATGTGGTTTATAGGACTATTCATATTACCCTTGCTGTTGGCGTTTGTCGCTCTGAAAGTTGGCTGGATACCTCATGGCACGACTAATCACGGTGAATTTTTAAGTCAGGAGGTTCGCCAGTCAGAGCTAGTTTTAGATACCGAGTGGAGTATTGTTTATCAGCGACCGAAGCAGTGCAATACGCAATGTTCTTTGCTACTAGATAGCTTGCCCAATTTGTATTTAGCACTTGGGAAAAACCAGCAGAAAGTGTCGCTTGTGGTGTTACAGGAGCAAAATGAGAAAGACATTGAGCACGCAACTTCTTTGCCGATATATGTCAACCATTTAGACGATAACTATCTTTATTTGGTTGATAAATCTGGGTTGTTTGTACTTAAGTATGCACCAGCAGCGAACTTAGCAGAAATGCGACGTGTGCAAAAAGGGTTACTGAGTGATCTGAAGAAACTATTGAACTACTCTCGCTCAAGTTAG
- the cyoE gene encoding heme o synthase — MYQLTNLSELQKATTLFKAYFGICKFKVVCMLVITAWVGMMLAPQSDKTLLAQFMSLMGIGLLSSSAAAVNHIVDREIDKKMARTRNRPLATDSVSVSSALIFATGLAISGYAFLTIFANQLCALLTLAALFGYAVVYTLLLKRATPQNIVIGGLAGAMPPLLGWVSETGQLGAEPWLLVMIIFAWTPPHFWALAIARKRDYEKAEVPMLPVTHGNEFTKLCVLFYTIILTLVCLLPYLVGMSGWIYLLVSGMANVAFIYKATKLMKTNSLEYAMRVFYFSIWHLLIVFIALFVDKAFI; from the coding sequence ATGTATCAATTAACTAATTTATCAGAGCTCCAAAAAGCAACTACGCTATTCAAGGCCTACTTTGGCATATGTAAGTTCAAAGTAGTATGCATGTTGGTAATTACGGCTTGGGTTGGCATGATGTTAGCGCCGCAAAGTGATAAAACACTATTGGCACAATTTATGAGTTTGATGGGCATTGGGTTGCTTTCAAGTAGTGCAGCGGCTGTAAATCATATCGTGGATCGAGAAATAGATAAAAAGATGGCGCGAACACGGAATCGCCCGCTAGCGACAGACTCTGTTTCTGTATCATCAGCCCTAATTTTTGCAACGGGCCTAGCAATTTCCGGTTATGCTTTTTTAACTATTTTCGCCAATCAATTATGTGCGCTACTTACACTAGCTGCGCTGTTCGGTTATGCAGTGGTTTATACGTTATTGTTAAAGCGCGCAACACCCCAAAACATAGTCATAGGAGGATTAGCAGGAGCGATGCCTCCTCTGTTAGGTTGGGTCAGCGAGACAGGTCAACTTGGTGCTGAGCCTTGGTTGTTAGTAATGATCATCTTTGCTTGGACGCCCCCTCACTTCTGGGCATTGGCTATTGCTCGTAAACGAGATTACGAAAAAGCTGAGGTTCCTATGTTACCAGTAACGCATGGAAACGAATTTACAAAACTCTGCGTGCTATTTTATACCATCATTTTGACTTTAGTCTGTTTGCTACCTTACTTGGTGGGAATGTCTGGTTGGATCTACTTGCTTGTCTCAGGCATGGCAAATGTCGCTTTTATCTACAAAGCCACAAAGCTTATGAAAACAAATAGTTTAGAGTATGCTATGAGGGTATTTTATTTCTCTATCTGGCATCTTTTGATAGTGTTCATTGCACTCTTTGTGGATAAAGCATTTATATGA
- a CDS encoding SCO family protein, giving the protein MKKLLVIVSMLILFGCGPAPDVSEKVVWYPKPKDVKTFELKDQYGEVVTNEDFTDKWNLLFLGYTSCPDVCPMTLLKLTHVYQSIKNKGDLQVWFVSVDPNRDTEEKRLAYIKHFDPSFKAVSAEHAALFPFVRDLGLIYAINQEQTEEYYVDHSASVALINPKGQLEAIFKPTHTAGAVPTIDEKLLLADLEKIIN; this is encoded by the coding sequence ATGAAAAAATTACTCGTAATTGTCTCTATGTTAATTTTGTTTGGTTGTGGACCTGCGCCAGATGTATCAGAAAAAGTGGTTTGGTACCCTAAGCCTAAGGACGTTAAAACATTTGAATTAAAGGATCAATACGGTGAGGTAGTCACAAACGAAGACTTTACCGATAAATGGAATTTACTATTTTTGGGTTACACGAGTTGCCCCGATGTTTGTCCCATGACGCTATTGAAATTAACCCATGTATATCAATCCATAAAAAACAAAGGTGACCTGCAAGTATGGTTTGTTTCGGTTGATCCTAACCGGGATACTGAAGAGAAGCGTTTGGCCTACATCAAGCACTTTGATCCTTCTTTTAAAGCGGTTTCTGCTGAGCACGCTGCTCTATTTCCTTTTGTGAGAGATCTCGGTTTAATCTACGCGATAAATCAGGAACAGACAGAAGAGTATTATGTTGATCATAGTGCATCTGTAGCATTAATTAACCCAAAAGGTCAGCTTGAGGCTATTTTCAAACCTACACATACAGCTGGAGCTGTCCCTACAATCGATGAAAAACTACTTCTCGCCGACCTAGAAAAGATCATCAATTAG
- a CDS encoding STAS domain-containing protein — MLKLPPEMAINHVESLYHQIFQDSMETSDITIDVSEVQRADTASIQLLCAVQKHLLSLEHKIVWHGESDALAQAVNELGLTHYLFHSIEN, encoded by the coding sequence ATGTTGAAACTTCCACCTGAAATGGCGATTAACCACGTGGAAAGCCTGTATCATCAGATTTTCCAAGACTCTATGGAAACGTCAGACATCACGATTGATGTTAGTGAAGTGCAAAGGGCCGACACTGCATCTATACAACTGCTATGCGCCGTACAAAAGCACCTACTTTCGTTAGAGCATAAAATTGTATGGCATGGTGAAAGCGACGCTCTAGCGCAGGCGGTCAATGAGTTGGGATTAACCCATTATTTATTCCATAGTATTGAAAATTAA
- a CDS encoding response regulator, with translation MKKILAVDDSASMRQMVGFTLKKAGFDVTEAKDGSEALSIAKQQGFDAVISDVNMPVMDGITLIKELRSLPNYKFTPLLMLTTESGLDKKTEGKAAGATGWIVKPFNPEQLLAVLKKVIR, from the coding sequence ATGAAAAAGATTTTAGCTGTGGATGATTCGGCGTCAATGCGCCAAATGGTTGGCTTTACTTTGAAAAAAGCAGGTTTTGATGTCACAGAAGCGAAAGATGGCAGTGAAGCGCTATCTATCGCCAAACAACAAGGGTTCGATGCCGTAATCTCTGATGTAAACATGCCTGTAATGGATGGGATCACGCTTATTAAAGAGCTGCGCAGTTTACCCAACTATAAGTTTACCCCTTTACTAATGCTGACAACTGAGTCCGGGTTAGATAAAAAAACTGAAGGTAAAGCGGCGGGAGCAACAGGTTGGATAGTTAAGCCATTCAACCCAGAACAACTACTAGCGGTATTGAAAAAAGTCATAAGATAG
- a CDS encoding chemotaxis protein CheA: MSIDLSQFFDVFFEESFEGLDIMEAELLNLQPGHEDSETINTIFRAAHSIKGGSGTFGFTSVANFTHVLETLLDQIRDGRRQLTAEHVNLLLQSVDCLRALLTALQAEEEPDLSNANELKVKFEEILGGKESVSSDTVDSAPHGQESQTYQIDFKPLPHLFKTGNEPLYMLSELSELGDLETHAFCDAIPEIDDFNPEDCYLSWRLYLTTSHPESAVKEVFEWVEDDAEISITLCGGLFEGGVSVSAISEPECESEEASNNEIQNIDVPKTPVAAKAKAKSETSKKPAESTSIRVGIDKVDSLINMVGELVITQAMLTQLGEQEPTENTLAAMQEGLAQLAHNTRDLQENVMRIRMLPISFVFSRFPRLVRDTSQKLNKQVELKLLGEQTELDKTVMEKISDPMVHLVRNSLDHGLETPEDRIKAGKDPVGTVTLNAFHQGGNIVIEIMDDGRGLNTEKIKSKAIANGLIQANDELTIEEINELIFRPGFSTADEVSDISGRGVGMDVVRRNIQALNGSVEVTSAKGIGSTFTIRLPLTLAILDGQLVKVAKHTYIIPLISIVESLQIDIKKVSKVGNGLEVLRLRDEYIPILRLYQLFNHDGAIEELDKTLLVVVESDNHKVGLLVDDLLAQQQVVIKSLEANYQKVNGISGATILGDGRVSLIVDISGLIKLSGLKRPGTQELLVEQALDEVVS, from the coding sequence ATGAGTATTGATTTGAGCCAATTTTTTGATGTCTTTTTTGAAGAGAGCTTTGAAGGGCTAGACATAATGGAAGCTGAGTTGCTGAATTTGCAGCCAGGCCATGAAGACTCAGAAACGATCAATACTATATTTCGCGCAGCACACAGCATAAAAGGTGGCAGTGGAACATTTGGCTTTACTTCTGTCGCTAACTTCACGCATGTATTGGAAACCTTACTCGATCAGATCAGGGATGGGCGTCGGCAGTTGACCGCTGAACATGTCAACCTATTGCTTCAATCAGTTGACTGTTTAAGAGCCCTACTAACGGCATTACAAGCTGAAGAAGAGCCAGATCTTTCCAATGCGAATGAATTGAAAGTTAAATTCGAGGAGATTTTAGGTGGTAAAGAGAGTGTGAGCTCAGACACTGTCGATAGCGCACCTCACGGGCAAGAATCTCAAACTTATCAAATTGACTTCAAACCACTCCCACATTTATTTAAAACCGGTAACGAGCCACTTTATATGCTGAGTGAGCTGTCAGAATTGGGGGATTTAGAAACTCATGCGTTTTGTGATGCAATACCAGAAATAGATGACTTCAATCCAGAGGATTGCTACCTAAGCTGGCGTTTATACCTAACAACCAGTCATCCTGAATCGGCAGTTAAGGAAGTATTCGAGTGGGTTGAGGATGATGCCGAAATTTCTATTACTTTATGTGGTGGCTTGTTTGAAGGTGGGGTGAGTGTTTCTGCAATATCAGAACCAGAGTGTGAGAGCGAAGAAGCTTCAAACAACGAAATTCAAAATATTGATGTTCCTAAAACGCCTGTAGCTGCAAAGGCAAAAGCCAAGTCTGAGACTAGTAAGAAACCGGCTGAATCGACTTCGATTCGGGTTGGGATTGACAAAGTGGATTCGCTTATCAATATGGTAGGGGAGTTGGTTATTACCCAAGCTATGTTGACTCAATTGGGCGAACAAGAACCGACAGAGAATACGCTTGCTGCAATGCAAGAAGGGCTCGCTCAATTAGCCCACAATACGCGTGATTTACAAGAAAATGTAATGCGTATCAGGATGCTACCTATTAGTTTCGTCTTCAGCCGCTTTCCCCGTTTAGTAAGAGATACGTCACAGAAGTTGAATAAGCAGGTAGAATTAAAATTGCTGGGAGAGCAAACAGAATTAGATAAAACCGTGATGGAAAAAATTTCCGATCCTATGGTTCATTTAGTCAGAAACTCTCTGGATCACGGCTTAGAAACACCGGAAGACAGAATAAAAGCAGGCAAAGACCCCGTTGGCACGGTGACACTAAATGCCTTCCACCAAGGTGGGAATATTGTGATTGAAATCATGGATGATGGCAGGGGCTTGAATACCGAAAAAATAAAAAGTAAAGCAATTGCCAACGGCCTAATTCAAGCAAACGATGAGCTGACTATTGAAGAGATTAATGAGCTTATTTTTAGACCCGGATTTTCAACAGCTGATGAGGTGAGTGATATCTCCGGTCGTGGTGTGGGTATGGATGTTGTTCGAAGAAATATTCAAGCATTAAACGGCAGCGTTGAAGTGACTTCAGCAAAAGGGATTGGCTCAACTTTTACAATTAGATTGCCTTTAACGCTTGCCATTCTTGATGGCCAATTGGTTAAAGTTGCTAAGCATACCTACATTATTCCACTTATTTCTATTGTTGAGTCCCTACAAATAGATATTAAGAAAGTGAGCAAAGTAGGTAATGGCCTAGAGGTGCTTAGGTTGCGGGATGAATACATACCAATTCTAAGGCTATATCAACTCTTTAACCATGATGGTGCAATAGAAGAATTAGATAAAACGCTGTTAGTCGTCGTTGAGAGTGACAATCATAAAGTTGGGTTGCTGGTGGATGATTTATTGGCTCAACAGCAAGTCGTTATTAAAAGTCTCGAAGCGAACTATCAGAAAGTGAATGGGATTTCAGGTGCGACAATTTTAGGTGATGGCAGGGTTTCTTTAATTGTTGATATTAGTGGCCTTATCAAACTAAGTGGCTTAAAGCGTCCAGGAACCCAAGAGTTATTGGTAGAACAAGCGCTAGATGAGGTGGTGTCGTGA